From Deinococcus sp. LM3:
ATCATTGCGGCGAGCGTGAACACGAAGGCAAGATTCCGCCCTGGAAAGCGCAGGCGCGCGAACGCGTACCCGGCCGTCGCAGACAGGATGAGGGTAACCGGGACGGTAATAGCGACCGTCAGTAGGCTGTTGAGATACTGACGTGCAAATGGGTAGTCTCCGAAGACGCGAGCGAAGTTGGTCAAACCTGCATCGAGATTCAGACCGAATGGATTACCGAAGATCCCCTGGGCTGACTTCACGCTGGAGAGGAACATCCACAGGATCGGGGCGACAAATGGAAGACAGACGATGACCAGTAATACGTAAAGCAGAACTGACCAGGGGGTACGCGAGGGGGGAAGGTTACTCCTCATAGAACACCAGTGCCCGGCGCATCCGCCACTGCAACAGCGTCAGCAGCAGTACGACGACGAAGAGAATGGCTGCCAGGGCGGAAGCGTAGCCGAACTCGAAAAAAGTGAAGCCCTGCTTGAACATGTACACGATCAGGGTGGTGGTCGCACTGGCGGGACCTCCCCCAGTGAGAACCCAGATAGGCGTGAAGACTTTCAAAGCACCGATCACGGTCACCAGAAAGACCAGAAAGAGAGTGGGGGAGATCATTGGAAGGGTGATGTAGCGGTAGACCTGCCAGGGGCTGGCCCCATCCAGGTGAGCGGCCTCCCGCTGCTCGGGGGGCACTCCCTGTAAGGCGCTCAAGAAGATCACCGTGTTCAGTCCCACTGCCTTGAGCACTTCAATCACAATGACCGTACCCAGCGCCGTTTGGGGTGCGAGGAGCAGGTTGGCATTCTCGAAACCCATTCCCTGGAGCGTACCGTTGATCGGTCCCTGCGGTTGGAGCAGGAACTTCCAGATCAGAGACCAGGCGACAATGGGCATCACCACCGGGGAGAACACCATGGATCGGAAGGCAGCGATGCCTGGCAGGCGAACATTCAGCAGGCTGGCCAGGGCGA
This genomic window contains:
- a CDS encoding sugar ABC transporter permease, which translates into the protein MTLARREARAGLLLSLPYVLGMLAFIIAPLVAVLWMSLTSWSLLDPPRMSGLSNYMRLADDLEFRGSLTVTAFFTVGIVLLNIGVALALASLLNVRLPGIAAFRSMVFSPVVMPIVAWSLIWKFLLQPQGPINGTLQGMGFENANLLLAPQTALGTVIVIEVLKAVGLNTVIFLSALQGVPPEQREAAHLDGASPWQVYRYITLPMISPTLFLVFLVTVIGALKVFTPIWVLTGGGPASATTTLIVYMFKQGFTFFEFGYASALAAILFVVVLLLTLLQWRMRRALVFYEE